The following are encoded in a window of Salmo trutta chromosome 27, fSalTru1.1, whole genome shotgun sequence genomic DNA:
- the LOC115164059 gene encoding NFU1 iron-sulfur cluster scaffold homolog, mitochondrial-like has protein sequence MLTSQPGFSTTAATLETESWTCLPEELCGESLLQDCLKSIPAPSDGDDEVITMIKELLDTRIRPTVQEDGDVLYCGFEDGTVKLKLQGSCTSCPSSMVTLKSGIQNMLQFYVPEVEGVEQVKDEQEEVVQG, from the exons ATGCTGAC GTCCCAGCCAGGCTTCAGCACCACCGCAGCCACACTGGAGACGGAGAGCTGGACCTGCTTACCTGAGGAGCTATGTGGAGAGTCAC tccttcaagactgtttgaaaagcattccag CACCCTCAGATGGTGATGATGAGGTGATTACTATGATCAAAGAGCTTCTGGATACCCGAATCAG GCCCACAGTGCAGGAGGATGGTGATGTCCTGTATTGCGGCTTTGAGGATGGCACTGTGAAGCTGAAGCTGCAGGGCTCCTGCACCAGTTGCCCCAGCTCCATGGTCACACTGAAGAGTGGCATCCAGAATATGTTGCAGTTCTATGTCCCTGAAGTGGAAGGGGTAGAGCAG GTGAAGGATGAGCAAGAGGAAGTTGTCCAAGGCTGA